One window of Cupriavidus oxalaticus genomic DNA carries:
- a CDS encoding MMPL family transporter has protein sequence MLTTLLTRIVRLATAWPWRVIMLAALLSAASGVYVAHNFAINTDIGRLLESDAPWAQRNAAINAAFPQRGQLLLAVVQAPAAELADAAADALAEALRRQPARFTAVVQPGGGAFFARNGLLFASSDEVRQLSQQLVQARPLVSALAHDPTLRGLSDTLTTTLTLPLQLGQVKLGDMAKLLGSSAQALDQVLAGRPAALSWAGLVEDSLKPGPGGHAYSYVAVSPVLDYSDLQAGAAASRAIRQAAADLQLAQRYQATVRLTGPQALADDEFASVSDGAALNGVLTVLVVVLILWLALRSARLIVAVLASLFAGLVITAALGLAMVGALNMISVAFAVLFVGLGVDFGIQFGVRYRAERHDRDHAVEALGMAAHAVGAPLALAAAATAAAFFCFLPTDYRGVAELGLIAGVGMMIAFATTFTLLPALVCVLRPGGEAEAPGFAWLAPADLFFERYRKPVLLVTLLAILAGAPLLPGLRFDFDPLHLKDPQSESMATLLALKDAPQAGTENVSVLAPSLQAARDSAARLAALPEVARAVTLQSFIPEDQPPKLQAIAQASAALMPALTQPTATPANDTARVNALRNAARQLAIAADEHPGPGAAEAAHLSATLKKLAGANAATRDRAERAIALPLQLALARLRLALSPRPVSRETLPPELVRDWVTPDGRALVSISPKLPPAGSAQREAALDRFIAAVQRAEPAATGGPIAVRGSANTIMTAFGQAGAWAVLSITLLLWITLRRFGDVLRTLVPLLVSAIVTLELCVLFGIALNFANVIALPLLLGIGVAFKIYYVIAWRHGKTKLLQSSLTHAVLYSAATTATAFGSLWLSHHPGTASMGKLLALALVCTLVGAVFFQPILMGRPREEAQPGHDKTAAPSP, from the coding sequence ATGCTGACTACGCTGCTGACACGCATCGTCCGGCTCGCCACGGCCTGGCCCTGGCGGGTCATCATGCTGGCGGCATTGCTGAGCGCTGCGAGCGGCGTCTACGTCGCGCACAACTTCGCGATCAACACCGACATCGGCCGCCTGCTCGAATCGGACGCGCCGTGGGCACAGCGCAATGCCGCCATCAATGCCGCCTTCCCGCAGCGCGGCCAGCTGCTCCTGGCGGTGGTCCAGGCGCCAGCCGCGGAGCTGGCAGATGCCGCCGCCGATGCGCTGGCCGAGGCATTGCGCCGCCAGCCGGCGCGCTTCACCGCCGTCGTCCAGCCTGGCGGGGGAGCGTTCTTCGCACGCAACGGGCTGCTGTTCGCCAGTTCCGACGAAGTCCGCCAGCTGTCGCAGCAACTCGTGCAGGCGCGCCCGCTGGTCAGCGCGCTGGCGCACGACCCCACGCTGCGTGGCCTCTCCGATACCCTCACCACCACGCTGACGCTGCCGTTGCAGTTGGGCCAGGTCAAGCTTGGCGACATGGCCAAGCTGCTCGGCAGCAGCGCACAGGCACTGGACCAGGTGCTGGCCGGCAGGCCCGCGGCGCTGTCGTGGGCCGGACTGGTCGAAGACAGCCTCAAGCCCGGCCCCGGCGGCCATGCCTACAGCTACGTCGCCGTGAGCCCGGTGCTCGACTACAGCGACCTGCAGGCCGGCGCCGCGGCCTCGCGCGCGATCCGGCAGGCGGCCGCCGACCTGCAGCTGGCGCAGCGCTACCAGGCGACGGTGCGGCTGACCGGCCCGCAGGCGCTCGCCGACGATGAATTTGCCTCGGTCAGCGACGGCGCCGCGCTCAACGGCGTGCTGACCGTACTGGTGGTGGTGCTGATCCTGTGGCTGGCGCTGCGTTCGGCGCGGCTGATCGTGGCCGTGCTGGCAAGCCTGTTCGCCGGGCTGGTGATCACTGCGGCGCTGGGACTGGCCATGGTGGGCGCGCTGAACATGATCTCGGTGGCGTTCGCGGTGCTGTTCGTCGGCCTCGGCGTGGACTTCGGCATCCAGTTCGGGGTGCGCTACCGCGCCGAGCGCCATGACCGCGACCACGCGGTCGAGGCGCTGGGAATGGCCGCGCACGCGGTCGGCGCGCCGCTTGCGCTGGCCGCGGCCGCGACCGCGGCGGCGTTCTTCTGCTTCCTGCCGACCGATTACCGCGGCGTGGCCGAGCTGGGCCTGATCGCCGGCGTCGGCATGATGATCGCGTTCGCCACCACCTTCACGCTGCTGCCGGCGCTGGTCTGCGTGCTGCGGCCCGGCGGCGAAGCCGAGGCGCCCGGCTTTGCCTGGCTGGCGCCGGCGGACCTGTTCTTCGAGCGCTACCGCAAGCCGGTGCTGCTGGTGACGCTGCTGGCCATCCTCGCCGGCGCGCCGCTGCTGCCGGGCCTGCGTTTCGATTTCGATCCGCTGCACCTGAAGGACCCGCAGTCCGAATCGATGGCGACGCTGCTGGCGCTGAAGGACGCGCCGCAGGCCGGCACCGAAAACGTGAGCGTGCTGGCGCCGTCGCTGCAGGCGGCGCGCGACAGCGCCGCCCGGCTCGCGGCCCTGCCCGAGGTGGCGCGCGCTGTCACGCTGCAGAGCTTTATCCCGGAAGACCAGCCGCCCAAGCTGCAGGCGATCGCGCAGGCGTCGGCCGCGCTGATGCCGGCGCTCACGCAGCCCACCGCCACGCCCGCGAACGACACCGCCCGCGTCAATGCGCTGCGCAACGCGGCGCGCCAGCTCGCCATCGCCGCCGACGAGCATCCCGGCCCCGGCGCGGCCGAAGCGGCGCACCTGTCGGCCACGCTGAAGAAACTCGCCGGCGCCAACGCGGCCACGCGCGACCGCGCCGAGCGCGCGATCGCGCTGCCGCTGCAGCTGGCGCTGGCCCGGCTCAGGCTCGCGCTCAGCCCGCGCCCGGTCAGCCGCGAGACACTGCCGCCTGAACTGGTGCGCGACTGGGTCACGCCCGATGGCCGCGCGCTGGTCAGCATCAGCCCGAAGTTGCCGCCGGCCGGCAGCGCGCAGCGAGAGGCCGCGCTGGACCGCTTTATCGCCGCGGTGCAGCGCGCCGAGCCTGCCGCCACCGGCGGGCCCATCGCCGTGCGCGGCTCGGCCAACACCATCATGACGGCATTCGGGCAGGCCGGCGCCTGGGCGGTGCTGTCGATCACGCTGCTGCTGTGGATCACGCTGCGCCGCTTCGGCGACGTGCTGCGCACGCTGGTGCCGCTGCTGGTGTCGGCCATCGTCACGCTGGAGCTGTGCGTGCTGTTCGGCATTGCGCTGAACTTTGCCAACGTGATCGCGCTGCCGCTGCTGCTGGGCATCGGCGTGGCCTTCAAGATCTATTACGTGATCGCCTGGCGGCACGGCAAGACCAAGCTGCTGCAATCGAGCCTGACGCATGCGGTGCTGTACAGCGCCGCCACCACCGCCACCGCCTTCGGCAGCCTGTGGCTGTCGCACCATCCCGGCACCGCCAGCATGGGCAAGCTGCTGGCGCTGGCACTGGTATGCACGCTGGTGGGCGCGGTGTTCTTCCAGCCGATCCTGATGGGCCGCCCGCGCGAAGAGGCGCAGCCCGGCCACGACAAAACCGCCGCGCCTTCGCCCTGA
- a CDS encoding MlaA family lipoprotein: MPFRTRPRAPAISLAAIAAAALLAGCATGPQANPDDPLEPMNRAVFKVNDKLDQYVAKPVAQGYKAVTPEPVRTAVTNFFSNLADVGNFANNLLQGKGVAAAESFMRVAVNSVLGLGGLIDIATPAGLEKRSQDFGLTLGTWGVPSGPYLVLPLFGPSSFRDGVGLYVNFQFDPITYAEPAVRNSLFAANVVDVRTNLLGATDLLSLAALDKYAFVRDAYLQRRRYLLGENTALPDYGDEDDLDNADNASGKGDNQDNKDSKDSKPAAPAAAPTPTQPVAPR; the protein is encoded by the coding sequence ATGCCTTTCCGCACCCGCCCGCGCGCGCCTGCCATTTCCCTTGCCGCCATCGCCGCCGCGGCCCTGCTCGCCGGCTGCGCCACCGGCCCGCAGGCCAACCCCGACGATCCGCTCGAACCGATGAACCGCGCCGTGTTCAAGGTCAACGACAAGCTCGACCAGTACGTGGCCAAGCCGGTCGCGCAGGGCTACAAGGCGGTCACGCCGGAGCCCGTTCGCACCGCCGTCACCAACTTCTTCTCGAATCTCGCCGACGTCGGCAACTTTGCCAACAACCTGCTGCAGGGCAAGGGCGTGGCGGCGGCCGAAAGCTTTATGCGGGTCGCGGTCAATTCCGTGCTCGGGCTGGGCGGGCTGATCGATATCGCCACGCCGGCCGGGCTGGAAAAGCGTTCGCAGGATTTCGGCCTGACGCTGGGCACGTGGGGCGTGCCGTCGGGGCCCTACCTGGTGCTGCCGTTGTTCGGTCCGAGTTCGTTCCGCGACGGCGTGGGCCTGTATGTGAATTTCCAGTTCGATCCCATCACCTATGCCGAACCGGCGGTACGGAATTCGCTGTTTGCCGCCAACGTGGTCGACGTGCGCACCAACCTGCTGGGCGCGACCGACCTGCTGTCGCTGGCGGCGCTGGACAAGTATGCGTTCGTGCGTGACGCGTACCTGCAGCGCAGGCGCTACCTGCTGGGGGAAAACACGGCGCTGCCCGACTATGGCGACGAGGACGACCTGGACAACGCGGACAACGCGAGCGGCAAGGGCGACAACCAGGACAACAAGGACAGCAAGGACAGCAAGCCTGCCGCGCCGGCCGCTGCGCCGACGCCGACGCAGCCGGTGGCGCCGCGCTGA
- a CDS encoding FKBP-type peptidyl-prolyl cis-trans isomerase: MKTLALFVGSLTLACAAASAMAAGPAASTPAAPAAPAAPQALPSGMTIQHLVKGTGPSPKDTDTVQVHYRGTLADGTEFDSSYKRGQPISFPLNRVIPCWTEGVQAMQVGGKAKLTCPASTAYGARGVPGTIPPNATLTFEVVLLGIGS; this comes from the coding sequence ATGAAAACTCTCGCGCTTTTTGTCGGATCCCTGACTCTGGCCTGCGCCGCTGCCTCTGCCATGGCGGCGGGGCCGGCTGCATCCACCCCGGCCGCCCCCGCCGCCCCCGCGGCGCCGCAGGCGCTGCCTTCGGGCATGACCATCCAGCACCTGGTCAAGGGCACCGGCCCCTCGCCCAAGGACACCGACACGGTACAGGTCCACTACCGCGGCACGCTCGCCGACGGCACCGAGTTCGACAGCTCGTACAAGCGCGGCCAGCCGATTTCGTTCCCGCTCAACCGCGTGATCCCGTGCTGGACCGAAGGCGTGCAGGCGATGCAGGTGGGCGGCAAGGCCAAATTGACCTGCCCGGCCTCGACCGCCTATGGCGCGCGCGGCGTGCCGGGCACGATTCCGCCGAACGCGACGCTGACGTTCGAGGTGGTGCTGCTCGGTATCGGCAGCTGA
- a CDS encoding tetratricopeptide repeat protein, with the protein MALTDSRDLAVTTQNARSVELYETALRLLNGYYGDPLGVIDAALDADPGFAMGHALRAGLMLTAGDGTAEPMLRDSVEAGEALGGLNEREQRHLAAARAWLDGEFERSLRLYGDIVVDYPRDLLAIQVAHLGDFLLGQSSMLRDRISQVLPHWDEGMPGYGYLLGMHAFGLEETQLYGRAEESGRRALELNPRDPWAVHAVAHVMEMQGRLDDGIAWLNARRDDWSEDNMLAVHNWWHLALFQLEAGNTDDVLALYDHEISRPAPAIALDLVDASALLWRLRLRGVDVGTRWQPVADDWLGRGAAGYYAFNDVHAVMASLGAHRPAAVDQLRAALERAALGNGTNAMMARDVGLPVADALIAFEQGDYTGAIDLLLPVRLIAHRFGGSHAQRDVIGLTLLESALRAGRRNLAIALTAERAALRPVSPSLHRLVQRADSCRP; encoded by the coding sequence ATGGCATTGACGGACTCAAGGGATCTCGCGGTCACCACCCAAAACGCCCGCTCGGTCGAGCTGTACGAGACGGCATTGCGACTGCTGAACGGCTACTACGGCGACCCGCTCGGCGTCATCGACGCCGCGCTCGACGCCGATCCCGGCTTCGCCATGGGCCATGCCTTGCGCGCCGGCCTGATGCTGACCGCCGGCGACGGCACCGCCGAGCCCATGCTGCGCGACAGCGTGGAAGCCGGCGAGGCGCTGGGCGGGCTGAACGAGCGCGAGCAGCGCCACCTGGCCGCGGCGCGCGCGTGGCTGGACGGCGAGTTTGAGCGCTCGCTGCGGCTGTACGGCGATATCGTGGTCGACTATCCGCGCGACCTGCTGGCGATCCAGGTGGCGCACCTGGGCGACTTCCTGCTGGGGCAGTCGTCGATGCTGCGCGACCGCATCTCGCAGGTGCTCCCGCACTGGGACGAAGGCATGCCGGGCTACGGCTACCTGCTCGGCATGCATGCGTTCGGGCTGGAAGAAACCCAGCTCTACGGCCGCGCCGAGGAAAGCGGCCGGCGCGCGCTGGAACTGAACCCGCGCGACCCGTGGGCGGTGCACGCGGTGGCGCACGTGATGGAGATGCAGGGGCGGCTCGACGACGGCATCGCCTGGCTGAATGCACGCCGCGACGACTGGTCCGAGGACAACATGCTGGCCGTGCACAACTGGTGGCACCTGGCATTGTTCCAGCTCGAAGCGGGCAACACCGACGACGTGCTGGCACTGTACGACCACGAGATCAGCCGCCCGGCGCCGGCGATCGCGCTGGACCTGGTGGATGCCTCCGCGCTGCTGTGGCGGCTGCGCCTGCGTGGCGTCGACGTAGGCACGCGCTGGCAGCCCGTGGCGGACGACTGGCTGGGCCGCGGCGCGGCCGGATACTACGCCTTCAACGACGTCCACGCCGTGATGGCGAGCCTGGGCGCGCACCGGCCGGCGGCCGTCGACCAGTTGCGGGCCGCGCTCGAGCGCGCCGCGCTGGGCAACGGCACCAACGCCATGATGGCGCGTGACGTGGGACTCCCCGTTGCCGATGCGCTGATCGCGTTCGAGCAGGGCGACTACACCGGGGCGATCGACCTGCTGCTGCCGGTGCGGCTGATCGCCCATCGCTTCGGCGGCAGCCATGCGCAGCGCGACGTGATCGGCCTGACGCTGCTCGAGTCGGCACTGCGTGCCGGCCGCCGCAACCTGGCGATTGCGCTGACTGCCGAGCGTGCCGCGCTCAGGCCCGTGAGCCCGAGCCTGCACCGGCTGGTGCAGCGCGCGGACAGCTGCCGGCCATGA
- a CDS encoding DUF6152 family protein — translation MPNRFRSLMLAASATLALAAVPALAHHGWSTYDETKPLTLTGKIVESHYENPHAHIRIDAGGKRWLAILAPVSRMEARGATADKVAVGREVTLVGYASKDKADELRAERITVDGKTVELR, via the coding sequence ATGCCGAACCGCTTCCGCTCGCTGATGCTCGCCGCCAGCGCCACGCTGGCGCTGGCCGCTGTACCCGCCCTGGCCCACCACGGCTGGTCGACCTACGACGAGACCAAGCCCCTGACGCTGACCGGCAAGATCGTCGAGAGCCACTACGAGAACCCGCACGCGCATATCCGCATCGATGCGGGCGGCAAGCGCTGGCTGGCGATCCTTGCGCCGGTGTCGCGCATGGAAGCGCGCGGCGCCACCGCCGACAAGGTCGCCGTGGGCCGCGAGGTCACGCTGGTCGGCTACGCCAGCAAGGACAAGGCCGACGAGCTGCGCGCCGAGCGCATCACCGTGGACGGCAAGACCGTCGAGCTGCGCTGA
- a CDS encoding DUF6644 family protein: protein MAALLAQWSEWAAGLARLPFAAALRSSPWAYPAVEIVHLAGMALLFGSIVVVDMRLAGLGRRLPVSLLLRHALPFTVAAFIAVAASGVLLFMAHADELATNPAFLAKLCLVALALLNVAWFHTVPYRRLHDSRLGWDVERAPPAGARISAIVSVVMWVLVICAGRLIAYV, encoded by the coding sequence ATGGCGGCACTGCTGGCGCAATGGAGCGAATGGGCCGCCGGGCTGGCACGGCTGCCGTTCGCTGCCGCGTTGCGCTCCTCCCCGTGGGCCTACCCGGCGGTGGAAATCGTCCATCTCGCCGGCATGGCGCTGCTGTTCGGCTCCATCGTCGTGGTTGACATGCGCCTGGCCGGGCTCGGGCGCCGGCTGCCGGTCAGCCTGCTGCTGCGCCATGCACTGCCGTTCACGGTAGCGGCCTTTATCGCCGTCGCCGCCAGCGGCGTGCTGCTGTTCATGGCGCACGCGGACGAGCTGGCCACCAATCCCGCCTTCCTGGCCAAGCTGTGCCTGGTCGCGCTGGCGCTGCTCAACGTCGCGTGGTTCCACACCGTGCCGTACCGGCGGCTGCATGACAGCCGGCTCGGCTGGGACGTTGAGCGCGCGCCGCCGGCCGGCGCGCGCATCAGTGCCATCGTGTCGGTGGTGATGTGGGTGCTGGTGATCTGTGCCGGACGCCTGATCGCCTACGTCTGA
- the copD gene encoding copper homeostasis membrane protein CopD yields MDWLAVVLRLALYVVLGLAFGLPLFCLAALRRDEHGARFATQCRVIALGCALAGIVLSLAGLVVMARTMSGAASYAALDREVFAMILTGTAYGLAWSVRVAALVLCLPAVLVLRARPVAQAVSLATLSAVALAAQPWAGHGAMSEGIGHYVHLAADAAHLLAAGAWAGALAAFVLLSRARPGSDPAALSLLSRTANGFARLGTGIVVTLVLTGVLNYGFIVGAALPDFSATAYGGLLAAKLALFMAMLALAAANRFRHAPRLAQALRTGQAAMAARALRRSVALEAAAGTAVLALVAALGTLSPAMS; encoded by the coding sequence ATGGACTGGCTCGCCGTGGTGCTGCGCCTGGCGCTCTATGTCGTCCTGGGCCTGGCGTTCGGCCTGCCGCTGTTCTGCCTGGCTGCGCTGCGGCGCGATGAACACGGTGCGCGCTTCGCCACGCAGTGCCGTGTCATTGCGCTCGGTTGCGCACTGGCCGGCATCGTGCTGTCGCTGGCCGGGCTGGTGGTGATGGCCAGGACGATGAGCGGCGCGGCGTCGTATGCCGCATTGGACCGCGAGGTCTTCGCCATGATCCTGACCGGCACGGCGTACGGCCTCGCCTGGTCGGTGCGCGTGGCAGCGCTGGTGCTGTGCCTGCCCGCCGTGCTGGTGCTGCGCGCGCGGCCCGTGGCGCAGGCCGTATCGCTGGCGACGCTGTCGGCGGTGGCGCTGGCAGCGCAGCCCTGGGCCGGCCACGGCGCGATGAGCGAGGGGATTGGCCATTATGTGCACCTGGCCGCCGATGCGGCGCACTTGCTTGCCGCGGGTGCGTGGGCTGGTGCGCTGGCCGCCTTCGTGCTGCTGTCGCGGGCACGGCCCGGATCCGATCCCGCCGCGCTGTCGCTGCTCAGCCGCACGGCCAACGGCTTCGCCCGACTCGGCACCGGCATTGTCGTCACGCTGGTGCTGACCGGCGTACTGAACTACGGCTTCATCGTCGGTGCCGCGCTGCCGGACTTCTCGGCCACCGCATACGGTGGCTTGCTGGCCGCCAAGCTCGCGTTGTTCATGGCGATGCTGGCGCTGGCCGCGGCCAACCGCTTCCGCCACGCCCCGCGGCTGGCGCAGGCCTTGCGCACGGGCCAGGCCGCCATGGCGGCGCGCGCGCTGCGGCGCAGCGTGGCGCTGGAAGCGGCTGCGGGCACGGCGGTGCTGGCGCTGGTCGCGGCTCTGGGCACGCTGTCGCCCGCAATGAGCTGA
- the copC gene encoding copper homeostasis periplasmic binding protein CopC, which translates to MRIKRPLIATIAAAAAAAAALASSAALAHPRLVTSSPADKAEVAAPQKIELTFSEDLVTQFSGANLVMTGMPGMASHAPMKMAVRVSASSDPKAMVITPAQPLPAGSYRVEWRAVSADTHPVTGNFSFTVK; encoded by the coding sequence ATGCGAATCAAGCGCCCCCTGATCGCCACCATTGCCGCCGCGGCCGCCGCGGCCGCCGCGCTGGCCAGCAGCGCAGCCCTTGCCCATCCGAGGCTGGTCACGTCCTCGCCCGCCGACAAGGCCGAGGTGGCCGCGCCGCAGAAGATCGAGCTGACCTTCTCGGAAGACCTCGTCACGCAGTTTTCCGGCGCCAACCTGGTGATGACCGGCATGCCCGGCATGGCCAGCCATGCGCCGATGAAGATGGCCGTCAGGGTGTCCGCCAGCAGCGACCCCAAGGCCATGGTGATCACGCCGGCGCAGCCGCTGCCCGCGGGCAGCTACCGTGTCGAATGGCGCGCCGTGTCGGCCGACACGCATCCCGTCACCGGCAATTTCTCCTTCACCGTCAAGTGA
- a CDS encoding copper resistance protein B → MTAMKKASRSLARPATHVVAAVLALAAMGAASAQDPHAGHQGHGVPAQDTSPTQDMEPMQPMEPMQPMEPMQPMQQSGAMDHGDMKMQGGSAPPDARDPNAYSGGYQLGVGKYALGDKRQLVMADEHLFASVLVDRLEWAHASGENAAAYEAQAWFGNSYDKLVLKAEGEAAKGKMHDARTELLWGHAVATYWDTQLGLRNDAGSGRPARNWLAFGIQGLAPYWFEVDATAYLGTSGRTALRLAAEYELLLTQRLILQPRIEANLYGKNDPETGIGSGLSSGTVGVRLRYEISRQFAPYIGVERYQAFGNTADMIRTSGGRAGETRFVAGVRMWF, encoded by the coding sequence ATGACGGCAATGAAGAAGGCTTCCCGTTCGCTGGCCAGGCCAGCCACCCATGTCGTGGCCGCCGTGCTGGCATTGGCCGCGATGGGCGCCGCGTCGGCGCAGGATCCGCACGCGGGCCACCAGGGCCATGGTGTGCCGGCGCAGGACACCTCCCCGACGCAAGACATGGAACCGATGCAGCCCATGGAACCGATGCAGCCCATGGAACCCATGCAGCCGATGCAGCAATCCGGCGCGATGGATCACGGCGACATGAAGATGCAGGGCGGCAGCGCCCCGCCCGATGCGCGCGATCCGAACGCGTATTCCGGCGGCTACCAGCTCGGCGTCGGCAAGTACGCGCTGGGCGACAAGCGCCAGCTGGTGATGGCCGACGAGCACCTGTTCGCTTCCGTGCTGGTCGACCGACTGGAGTGGGCGCACGCCAGCGGCGAAAACGCCGCGGCCTACGAGGCGCAGGCGTGGTTCGGCAACAGCTACGACAAGCTCGTGCTGAAGGCCGAAGGCGAGGCCGCCAAGGGAAAGATGCATGACGCCCGCACCGAACTGCTGTGGGGCCATGCCGTGGCCACCTACTGGGATACCCAGCTGGGCCTGCGCAACGATGCCGGCAGCGGCCGGCCCGCGCGCAACTGGCTGGCATTCGGCATCCAGGGGCTGGCGCCGTACTGGTTCGAGGTCGACGCCACCGCCTACCTCGGCACCAGCGGCCGCACCGCGTTGCGGCTTGCCGCCGAGTACGAGTTGCTGCTGACGCAGCGCCTGATCCTGCAGCCGCGCATCGAAGCGAACCTGTACGGCAAGAACGACCCCGAGACCGGCATCGGCAGCGGCCTGTCCAGCGGCACCGTGGGCGTGCGCCTGCGCTATGAGATCAGCCGGCAGTTCGCGCCGTATATCGGCGTCGAGCGCTACCAGGCCTTCGGCAACACGGCGGACATGATCCGTACCTCCGGCGGCCGCGCCGGCGAGACGCGCTTCGTGGCCGGCGTGCGCATGTGGTTCTGA
- a CDS encoding copper resistance system multicopper oxidase encodes MRRHRPTGLLLPTPPDLPRRRFVQGLVAGGVVAGLAGLGGASALAGTPHRATAAAAAGTAPVLRGTEFDLVIGESLVNFTGKPMVATTINGMLPGPTLRWREGDTVTIRVTNRLREATSIHWHGIILPFGMDGVPGISFAGIAPGETFTYRFKVAQQGSYWYHSHSGFQEMTGVYGGIVIDPAAGREHGHADRDHTVLLSDWTDEDPMRVLTKLKVQSDYYNYNQPTAVDFFRDAARDGMKQALDKRRMWNQMRMSPTDLADLSGATLTYLTNGVTPAGNWTGLFRRGETVRLRFINGSGNTFYDVRIPGLKLRVVQADGQDLEPVTVDEFRFGPGETCDVVVAPQDDAYTIFAQSIDRTGYARGTLAVREGLSAPVPALDKPEWLTMADMMGDMGGMGHGGAHGMDHGSMHGMAAMNHGAMPGMDHSQHGMDHSQHGMAAMPAEASLKVPSKAARHARTEYGAGTDMRVDTARTNLDDPGIGLRNNGRRVLTLADQHTIGGPMDPRGPGREVELHLTGNMERYTWSFDGVEFGKSTPIYFKHGERLRVILHNDTMMTHPMHLHGMWSELEAPDGSFQARRHTIPVQPAQRISFLVTADALGRWAWHCHLMMHMDAGMFREVVVA; translated from the coding sequence ATGCGACGCCACCGACCTACGGGCCTCTTGCTGCCCACGCCTCCCGACCTGCCACGCCGCCGCTTCGTCCAGGGACTGGTGGCCGGCGGCGTGGTCGCCGGGCTGGCGGGGCTTGGCGGCGCCAGCGCGCTGGCCGGCACGCCCCACCGCGCCACCGCTGCCGCCGCGGCGGGAACCGCGCCGGTGCTGCGCGGCACCGAATTCGACCTCGTGATCGGCGAGTCGCTGGTCAACTTCACCGGCAAGCCGATGGTGGCGACCACCATCAACGGCATGCTGCCGGGCCCGACGCTGCGCTGGCGCGAGGGCGACACCGTCACCATCCGCGTCACCAACCGGCTGCGCGAGGCGACCTCGATCCACTGGCACGGCATCATCCTGCCGTTCGGGATGGACGGCGTGCCGGGCATCAGCTTTGCCGGCATTGCCCCGGGCGAGACCTTCACCTACCGCTTCAAGGTGGCTCAGCAGGGCAGCTACTGGTACCACTCGCACTCCGGTTTCCAGGAGATGACAGGCGTCTACGGCGGCATCGTCATCGACCCGGCAGCGGGCCGCGAGCACGGACATGCCGACCGCGACCACACCGTACTGCTGTCCGACTGGACCGACGAAGACCCGATGCGGGTGCTGACCAAGCTGAAGGTGCAGAGCGACTACTACAACTACAACCAGCCGACCGCCGTCGACTTCTTCCGCGACGCGGCACGCGACGGGATGAAGCAGGCGCTGGACAAGCGCCGCATGTGGAACCAGATGCGGATGAGCCCGACCGATCTCGCGGACCTGTCCGGCGCCACGCTGACCTACCTGACCAATGGCGTCACGCCTGCCGGCAACTGGACCGGGCTGTTCCGCCGCGGCGAAACCGTGCGGCTGCGCTTTATCAACGGCTCGGGCAATACCTTCTATGACGTGCGCATTCCCGGCCTGAAGCTGCGCGTGGTGCAGGCCGACGGGCAGGACCTGGAGCCGGTCACCGTCGACGAATTCCGCTTCGGCCCGGGCGAGACCTGCGACGTCGTGGTCGCGCCGCAGGACGACGCCTACACCATCTTCGCGCAGTCGATCGACCGCACCGGGTATGCGCGCGGCACGCTGGCCGTGCGCGAAGGACTGTCGGCGCCCGTGCCCGCGCTGGACAAGCCGGAGTGGCTGACCATGGCGGACATGATGGGCGACATGGGTGGCATGGGTCATGGTGGCGCGCATGGCATGGACCACGGCAGCATGCATGGCATGGCCGCGATGAACCATGGCGCGATGCCGGGCATGGACCACAGCCAGCACGGCATGGACCACAGCCAGCACGGCATGGCGGCGATGCCGGCCGAGGCGTCGCTCAAGGTGCCGAGCAAGGCCGCGCGCCACGCCCGCACCGAGTATGGCGCCGGCACCGACATGCGCGTCGACACGGCACGCACCAATCTCGACGATCCCGGCATCGGCCTGCGCAACAACGGCCGGCGCGTGCTGACGCTGGCCGACCAGCACACCATCGGCGGACCGATGGATCCGCGCGGCCCGGGCCGCGAAGTCGAACTGCACCTGACCGGCAACATGGAACGCTACACGTGGTCGTTCGACGGCGTGGAGTTCGGCAAGTCGACGCCGATCTATTTCAAGCACGGAGAACGGCTGCGCGTTATCCTGCACAACGACACCATGATGACTCACCCGATGCACCTGCACGGCATGTGGAGCGAACTGGAAGCGCCGGACGGCAGCTTCCAGGCGCGGCGCCACACCATCCCCGTGCAGCCGGCACAGCGCATCAGCTTCCTCGTCACCGCCGATGCGCTGGGACGCTGGGCCTGGCATTGCCACCTGATGATGCATATGGATGCGGGCATGTTCCGCGAAGTGGTGGTGGCGTGA